A portion of the Halalkalicoccus tibetensis genome contains these proteins:
- a CDS encoding SufD family Fe-S cluster assembly protein — translation ILKGRGASANHISIAFAGEGQDIDTGAKVYHNAPNTNSTIESKSISKDGGRTNYRGLVHISDGAHDSSTAVECDALMFDNESISDTMPYMEINESKVDVAHEATVGKIGDEDVFYLQSRGLDDDDAKQMIVSGFIEPITEELPIEYAVELNRLIELEMEGSLG, via the coding sequence ATCCTGAAGGGGCGCGGCGCGAGCGCGAACCACATCAGTATCGCCTTCGCGGGCGAGGGTCAGGACATCGACACGGGCGCGAAAGTGTATCACAACGCGCCCAACACCAACTCGACGATCGAGTCCAAATCGATCAGCAAGGACGGTGGACGGACCAACTACAGAGGGCTGGTGCACATCTCGGACGGCGCACACGATTCGTCGACGGCAGTCGAGTGTGACGCCTTGATGTTCGACAACGAGTCGATCTCGGACACGATGCCGTACATGGAGATCAACGAGTCGAAGGTCGACGTCGCCCACGAGGCGACGGTGGGCAAGATCGGCGACGAGGACGTCTTCTACCTCCAGTCGCGCGGCCTGGACGACGACGACGCCAAACAGATGATCGTTTCGGGGTTCATCGAGCCGATTACCGAGGAGCTGCCCATCGAGTACGCCGTCGAACTCAACCGGCTCATCGAGCTCGAGATGGAGGGATCGCTCGGATGA
- the sufD gene encoding Fe-S cluster assembly protein SufD translates to MSAGIQHADISEETVEKISEGLDEPEWLLETRLEALEALDSLELPSVIQTPGRRWTNLEDLDFEALVDPLDAAEEKDQVGPENVEVLPFAEAAREHEELVREHFGSIIDHQENYLTALSTALFTTGTVVYVPRNVDAEDVTIRTTMNSRSLFNYTLVVTEQSSSVTILERQSTGSEARSTSERASGDEPRADEVDSEEGRYYSGIVEISAGENSHVQYGSLQDLDEDTYNYTLKHGVTDQYSTINWIEGNLGSRLTKSGVETTLAGEGSESQIVGAFFGHDDQHFDINSRVWHRAEHTTADLVTRGVLDDRARSVYEGVQDVGSMAWDTNSYQRENTLMLSDESEADASPKLIINNHDTEASHSATVGQVDAEDLFYMTSRGVDPQTAKNMLVEGFFVPVLEEVAVDELREDLEARIKERLR, encoded by the coding sequence ATGAGCGCCGGCATCCAGCACGCGGACATCTCGGAGGAAACAGTAGAGAAGATCTCCGAGGGGCTCGACGAGCCCGAGTGGCTCCTCGAGACTCGCCTGGAGGCCCTGGAGGCGCTCGACTCGCTCGAGCTCCCCAGCGTCATTCAGACGCCGGGACGGCGATGGACGAACCTCGAGGACCTCGACTTCGAGGCGCTGGTCGACCCGCTCGACGCCGCCGAGGAGAAGGACCAGGTCGGCCCCGAGAACGTCGAGGTGCTGCCGTTCGCGGAGGCCGCACGCGAGCACGAGGAGCTCGTCCGCGAGCACTTCGGGTCGATCATCGACCATCAGGAGAACTACCTGACGGCGCTCTCGACGGCGCTCTTCACGACGGGGACGGTCGTCTACGTCCCGCGGAACGTCGACGCCGAGGACGTGACGATCCGGACGACGATGAACTCCCGGTCGCTGTTCAACTACACGCTCGTCGTGACCGAACAGTCGAGCTCGGTCACCATCCTGGAGCGCCAGTCGACGGGCAGCGAGGCGCGTAGCACCTCGGAACGAGCGAGCGGCGACGAGCCGCGAGCAGACGAGGTCGACAGCGAGGAGGGTCGCTACTACAGCGGCATCGTCGAGATCAGTGCAGGGGAGAACAGCCACGTCCAGTACGGTAGCCTGCAGGACCTCGACGAAGACACCTACAACTACACGCTGAAACACGGCGTCACCGACCAGTACTCGACGATCAACTGGATCGAGGGCAACCTCGGCTCGCGGCTGACGAAGTCGGGCGTCGAGACTACCCTCGCCGGCGAGGGCTCGGAGAGCCAGATCGTCGGGGCCTTCTTCGGCCACGACGACCAGCACTTCGACATCAACTCGCGGGTCTGGCACCGCGCGGAGCACACTACGGCGGACCTCGTGACCCGCGGCGTGCTCGACGACCGGGCCCGCTCGGTCTACGAGGGCGTTCAGGACGTCGGCTCGATGGCGTGGGACACCAACTCCTACCAGCGTGAGAACACCCTCATGCTGAGCGACGAGAGCGAGGCCGACGCCTCCCCGAAGCTGATCATCAACAACCACGACACCGAGGCGAGCCACTCGGCGACTGTCGGACAGGTCGACGCCGAGGACCTGTTCTACATGACCTCGCGCGGGGTCGATCCTCAGACCGCGAAGAACATGCTCGTCGAGGGGTTCTTCGTGCCGGTCCTCGAGGAGGTCGCGGTCGACGAGCTGCGCGAGGACCTCGAAGCACGTATCAAAG